A stretch of DNA from Trichocoleus sp.:
TTCTTCCAGGGAGACGAAGACAAAATCGTGCCGCCGAATCAAGCTGAAATGATGGTTGATGCACTGAAAGCAAAAGGTCTACCGGTTGCCTATGTTCTGTTTGAAGGCGAACAACATGGTTTCCGCAAAGCCGAAAACATCAAACGCACATTGGACGGTGAACTCTATTTTTATTCCCGCGTATTCAACTTTTCATTAGCCGATGCAATTGAACCTGTCGCGATCGAGAACCTATAAAATGATCCTTTTGTGAAAGAAATAAAAGATTTGCTGAATCAGGATAAAGGCCTGCTTTGGGTAGAGATGGAGTGACAGTTCATTAGTCCGACTGGCAGAGGCGTCGATCGGTGCTTCTCGTAAAGATAGGGGGGTGGACTGTATGAAATATCCAACCTTATTATGAACACTCAAGAAACGACAAACCAATCTCCCGCTCCCGTTGTGCATGACAGCGAGCAGCCTTTAACAAAGAAGCCTTCTTTCCTATTTGTGGTTAGTACCTCGATCGGAATTTTGACAATTCTGGCGCTGGCAATCAACGCCTATTATGGAATTATCCGGTTTTAAGATTCAGCAATTTTAGCCTGCCAAGTCCCCCCAAATCGGGGGATTTTTAATTTGTATTTCTTCGATCGCGGATAAAAAGCGTTCGTGCTTTATGAGCTGTACTGAGCTGTAATGAATGCGGGCAGCAATTAAAGTGAGCGTTTCTGATCAGAATATCCGCGCTGCTGAGGTGAAATTGGGAGGCGATCGAGGCGAATCATCCTTCAATCCAGCCATGCTGAGCAGTGAGAAGGAAACTGATTTTGGGTTATTTTTGCTCAGTTTAGGTAAATCTTTATAACGAAACATAAGCTTTACTTGCAGTCTGTCCAGGTTGAGCATGTCATCTTCTCGCTAAACCTTAACAATAGAAATACAGGGTTTGGATGCCCCCGACCTGGCTCTGCTGAACCCTGCATTCTAAAGAGGGGGTCTATAACGTGGTTCTACAGGTTTCTCAAGGTACGGATAACAGATACGAATCGCAGACTCAGACGATTGCCAAAGCATTGCTTTCCGCGACCCGCGAGAATCGATCGTTTTTGGCTCAGTTGCGCGATCAGATGCGCTGGGACGACAAACTGCTGGGTTGGGCAATGGAAAATCCTGGTCTGCGCGTGCAGTTGTTCCGGTTTATTGACTGTTTGCCTTCGCTCCGCAGTAAGCCGGAAATTGCGCGACATATGCAGGAATATCTGGGGCAGGAGTCGGTGGAACTGCCTGCGGCACTGAAGGGAATGCTGAATTTTGCCAGCCCTGATGCGCTACCAGGACAGGTCGCTGCAACAACAGTCTCGACCGCAGTTGAAACGCTGGCACATAAATATATTTCTGGAGAAAACATTAGGCAGGTCACGAAGACGATCGAGCAACTCCGCAGGGAGAAAATGGGCTTTACGGTCGATCTCTTGGGCGAAGCCGTGATCACTGAAGCCGAAGCGCAGTCTTATCTCGATCGCTACCTGGAAATGATGGAGCAGCTCACGGAGGCTGCAAAACGCTGGGGAACCGTGGAGCAGATCGATCGCGCGGACGGTCAAGATCTGCCGAAAGTCCAGGTATCGGTGAAGCTGACGGCATTCTATTCGCAGTTTGACCCCCTTGACGCAAAAGGCAGCCAGGAGCGTGTCACCGATCGCGCCAGAACGCTGCTCCGTCGAGCCGGAGAACTGGGGGCAGCCGTTCACTTCGATATGGAGCAGTACCAGTACAAAGACCTGACGATCGCCATTTTGAAGCAGCTTTTAATGGAAGAGGAGTTCCGCGATCGAACGGATATTGGCGTGACGCTTCAGGCATATTTGCGCGATACGGAACAGGATTTGCTGGGGCTGATCGATTGGGCAAAGCAGCGCGGCAAGCCGATCACGATTCGCTTAGTCAAAGGCGCTTACTGGGATCAAGAAACGATTAAGGCAGCCCAGCGCGATTGGGAAGTGCCCGTCTTTTCGCACAAAATTTCCACAGACTATAACTTTGAACGATTGACTCGCCTGCTGATGGAAAACCATGAGTATCTGTATGCGGCGATCGGCAGTCATAACGTGCGCTCTCAGGCTCTGGCAATTGCGATTGCGCGAGAGCTAAACATCCCGAAGCGGCGAATTGAGCTTCAGGTGCTTTATGGCATGGCGGATAAACTGGCAAAAGCATTGGTAGATCAGGGCTTCCGGGTGCGGGTTTACTGTCCCTATGGCGAGTTAATTCCCGGTATGGCATATCTGATTCGGCGCTTGCTGGAAAATACCGCTAATACTTCTTTCTTGCGGCAAAACCTGGAAGAACGCCCGATCGAGGAATTGTTGGCTCCGCCTGTGATTCATCCTGGTGATGAAGAGAGCAAAACATTGGTGACCAAAAATGGCAAATTCCATAACGTTGCGGATACTGACTATGCAATCATCGCTGAACGGGATGAGGCGTTTGCAGCGATTGCAGCAGTGCGGCAGCAGATGGGGAAAGACTATTTGCCGCTGATTAATGGCGATCGGGCTAACACGTTAGATTTGGTTGATTCGCTCAATCCTTCCAATCCAACCGAGGTGGTGGGACGAATTGGCTTAATGAGCATGGAGCAGGCAGAACAGGCAATTCAGGCAGCAAAAGCGGCATTCCCCAAGTGGAAGAAAACGCCAGCGAAAGAACGGGCGAATATTTTGCGCCGGGCTGCGGATTTAATGGAACAGCGACGGGCAGAACTAAACGCCTGGATGGTTTTGGAAACCGGAAAGCCGTTGCACCAGGCAGACCCAGAAGTATCAGAGGCGATCGACTTTTGCCGCTACTATGCGGATGAAATGGAACGGCTCGAATCAGGGGTGAACTATGATATCACCGGAGAAACGAACCGCTACCACTACCAGCCCAGAGGCATTTCGCTGATCATTTCTCCCTGGAACTTCCCGCTTGCCATTCCCACCGGAATGACGGTTGCCTCACTCGTTGCCGGAAACTGCACGCTGCTGAAGCCTGCGGAAGTCTCGTTGGTGATTGCAGCCAAGCTGGCAGAAATTTTGGTTGAAGCCGGAATGCCGCCGGGTGTGTTTCAATATGTGCCCTGTAAGGGTTCTACTGTCGGCTCTTACATGGTGAAACATCCCGATATTCACATGATCACGTTCACTGGATCGCAAGAAGTCGGCTGCCGGATTTACCGCGAAGCAGCGGAACTGCAACCAGGACAAAAACATCTGAAGCGAGTGATCGCGGAGATGGGCGGCAAGAATGCCATTATTGTGGATGAAAGCGCTGATTTGGATCAGGCAGTCGCAGGCGTGGTTTATTCTGCGTTTGGTTACAGTGGGCAAAAGTGCTCGGCTTGTTCGCGGGTGATTGTGCTGGAACCGATCTACGAAACCTTTGTGAATCGGTTGGTTGAGGCAACTCGATCGCTCAACATCGGTCAGGCGGAGATCCCCAGTACGCAGATTGGACCTGTGATTGATGCTGCGGCACAGAAGCGCATCCGCGAGTACATTGAAACGGGCAAACAGGAAGCAACCCTCGCCCTGGAAATGCCTTCTCCTGAATCCGGATATTTCGTTGGACCCGTCATCTTCACTGATGTTTCGCCAACCAGCACGATCGCTCAGGAGGAGATCTTTGGTCCTGTCCTGTCGATTATGAAAGCGAAGACTTTTGATGAGGCGATCGACATTGCCAACGGCACAAACTTTGCGCTGACAGGCGGCTTGTACTCTCGCACCCCTTCCCACATTGACAAAGCACAGGCAGATTTTGAGGTCGGCAATCTGTATATCAACCGGGGGACAACGGGGGCAGTCGTTGCGCGTCAACCGTTTGGTGGCTTCAAACTCTCTGGGGTTGGCTCGAAGGCAGGCGGCCCCGACTATCTGCTGCAATTCTTAGAGCCGCGCCACATCAGCGAAAATATCCAGCGACAAGGCTTTGCACCAATCGAGGGGGCGGAGCAGTAAGTTTGAGTCAGCAATAGAAGTCTCTTATAACTTCTTAATTTTGAGGGGCTTTGAGCTTAAAGACGGATATAAAGGCGATCGTTCTTCTTGGTGAGGGGCGATCGTTTTTTGCATCGAGGCGATTATTTTTGGGGTTGACGCTCGGATTGCAAAATGGCAGGTTTCGGATTGCGATCGATCAGTTCTGAAGCGGCAGGATCTTCTGGAAGATCAAACATCACAACAAAATGACCGTTGGGGATATGCTGACGCAAAAACTGTAAGTGACCATCAGCATCAGCTCGACTGCGAAACCGACCGACAATGACGCGCTGCAAATTCGGCAGCAACCGGACGATCGCCTTCTGCCGCTATTCTTGCGATTTCACTATTTTGAATACTAAAATTCAAATCCCTGAGAGAAGCAGGCGCAGCCGTATTGGAAAAGTTGGTGGATTATCCTGCTGTGAGTATTGTAGTTGCAGGTGCAAATGGTTTTATGGATGCTTGAAAAATGAACTTAATCTTATTGATTGGTGCGATCGTTATTTCCTTCCTGGTCTTCGGATTTGTGCTTAAAGTGATGCGAGCCGCAGTTGGTACGGCGATCGGGATTGCCTTAATTGTGCTGGTTCTGCAACTGATCTTTGGCATTGCGCCGAATGAACTCTGGGCAGAAATCAGAGGCTTCTGGGAAAGTCTTTTGCGCCTGCTTCCCGGCAGATAAATTCCTGAGGCTCTACAGTTCCTCAGCTATCATCTCATCGCTGATTTCTCACCCAAATCAATCAAATGTGATAATAATGAACCCGCTCCTCCAACCAGATCTGCACATCCTCTTCAGATTCTAGATAGGTTGTTTGTCCCGTCAGCGGATCATGGGCATACCACCAAGTCTGACCCGATCGATCCAATATCCGACGAATCTCTGGCTCATGAGAAGCACTTGGATTCCATTCAAACAGCGGTTGATTGAGAACCGTCCACACATTGCGCCAGAAGTTTGTCCCCCAACCTTGAGCTTTCTCTTTGAGTTCAAAACACTGCTCTAGATGCTCATACTGCTGCTGTTGAGACAGATTTTGTGCCGTTCGGTTCGCCTTGGAGCGCCACATGCGGCTCAGCCGAGTCACAATCACAGATTGGCTAATCAGCGGTTCTGGCCGAGAATCTGAAATTAGCTCTAGCTCCTTATAGTTTTTCCAGTGGTTCTTCATAAATCAATACGTCCATTAAAACTTGGCAAGACAAATAAAGCCTGTCTCTAATTCGACATCGGTGCGATCGAATATTCTCTTCCTCAGCTTGCTGCCAATTTCATCGTTCTACAATCAGTTAGAAGATAGAAAAACAGCATGGATGAGGGAATAATCTAAATATATTTCTGTATTTTATGCTACGAAATTCAAACGGAAATGACAAGTCAATATCTTTTTTTCCTGACATTAACATCTGAAAAATTAATATCGCTTGATATTTTGGATCACAGAAATCAGGGAACAGGAAACAAATTGTAGATAGCCGGGAGCAGACCCATCACTTGCTATAACACTTGAGCAAGCCTGCGAATACCTTCCTGAATTTGGTCAGGGCTTAACTCGCTGTAACCTAAAATAAATTCACCCTGAATGCTGTTGTTATGATCGACAGAATTGAGATAATGAGGCTGAGCAGACATGATTTCGACATTTTTTTGAACTGCCCTTTGGATGATTTCAGCATCGCTGAGTGGAATATGTAAGCGAATCATGACGTGAATTCCTGCCTGTTCGCCTAAGATGGTTACTTTTTCCCCCCAATGCGCCTTTAAGGCTTGCACTAGAACCTGACGATTGTGATCATAGTACGATCGCATTTTCCGAATATGGCTGTCCAAATGACCCTGTTCAATAAAGTCTGTTAAGACGCGCTGTTCTAAACCAGGAAGTTGCCGATCGCAGAGCCATTTTGCCTGAGCAAACAAAGGTACAAGCTGGGACGGCAATACGACATACCCAATTCGCAGGGACGGAAATAGCACTTTTGAAAATGTGCCCACATACAAAACAGAATCACTTTTTGCCAAGCCTTGCAGCGCCGGAATTGGGCGATTGCCATAACGATATTCACTGTCGTAGTCATCTTCTAGAATCAATGCTCCAGTTTGCTGTGCCCAGGTTAAAAGTTCTAACCGTCGCGGCAAAGACAAGATTGCGCCCGTCGGAAATTGATGAGAAGGAGTGACATAAACACAGCGAATCGGTTGTGCTTGATTGGACGTTAATTTTTCAACAATCAATCCGGATTCATCAACAGGAATGGGTAATAAATTGACACCATGACTCAAAAAAATGCGTTTTGCACTCACATATCCCGGATCTTCAACTGCGATCGTCTCTCCGGGGTTGATCAGTAATCGCATGATCAGAGCAAGGGCTTGCTGAGTCCCGTTAGTAATCACAATTTGATCCGGATCGCATTGCACTGCCCTGGCACGTGCTAAATACCCTGAAATGGCTTGACGAAGTGGCTGATAGCCTTGAAAGTCGGTAGCATAATCGAGCCAGCTGAGATCAGTACGGCAGTGATGAGACAGCAGTTTGCGCCAAAGCTGCATCGGAAATTGGTCGAATGCAGGTCTACCGTAGCGAAAGCTAATTGGCAAGTTTGCTTCCGGCAAGAGCGAAAAAGGCTGACTCAGCAGGTTTTCTCCATAGGCTGATAGAGAAACCATCGGGCGGTTCTGCTTTGGAGTGGCTACAACGGTGGGCGATCGCAGCAGCTCATCTGGAATTTGGGTACAAACATAAGTGCCCGACCCAACAATCGCCTCAAGATAGCCTTCACTCAGGAGCCGCTCATAACTTTGAGTCACGGTGATCCGAGCCAGTCCTAGAGATTGGGCAAAAGCGCGAGTCGAGGGCAATCGCTGACCGGGAAGCAACCGACGGCTGAGAATTGCCTGTCGCAGTTCCTCATAAAGCTGCTGGTGCAGGGGGCAATCGGACTGGCGATCGAGGTTCAGCGCAATGTCCATATTGAAGCTTGAAAAATTGGACTTATAGCAAAGTATAGAATTGGCTCTTGAAGGAGTCCACTTTATTTTTTAAGCTGAGCTTATTGAAAGTTAAACGTTGGATGTCCCCTCAATTCGCTAATTCTGGGGGCTTTGAATTTGATACGAATCATCATGTCAAACATTTACATCAGAGCGAGTAAACCGACAGAAGATCCGATTATTGCAGAGCATTTTCGGCAAATGTGGCTTGATTTAGAGATGCCTGAAACAGCGATTCGATCGAACTGGCAAGATGAAACCAAACAATTTCTCGACTTTGCCCGCCGATCGCTACATTATGCTGCTTTTGTGGCAGAAATAAATGACAAAATTGTTGGTTCAGCCAGTTGCCAGCAGTTTGCCGGACTTTACCCCAACATTCTGACCGCAGAGCATCGCCAATACGGATACATTTGGGGCGTTTATGTAGAGCCAGAATATCGCAGAAAAGGAATTGCAACAGATCTGACCAAAGAAACTGTTCGTTACCTTAAATCGATCGGCTGTACACTCGCAATTTTGAACGCTTCACCTTTGGGAAAACCTGTTTACGAACAACTTGGTTTTCAGACTGGAAATACAATGCAGCTCAATCTGCTCTGAACGAATGAAACAGATCTTTTGCACTTTATTTGCACTTTATTTTGCACTCTAAAAAAGATAGGAGAAGCAATATGCCTGATACCAAGGTTAGTTCTAATCAGCTCCCCGTTACCCAACGCACCAAGGTCAAGCGATTACCGAAGCGAGCAGACTACGATCGCCAAACAATTCACGCCATTCTAGATGAAGCGTTGATTTGTCATGTAGGTTTTGCGGTAGAAGGGCAGCCCTATGTTATTCCAACGGCTTATGGGCGAGTTGGCGATCGGCTCTACATTCACGGTTCTCCTGCTAGCCGGATGCTTCGTACCCTTCAGGGAGGTGTTGATGTTTGCGTCACGGTCACCTTATTAGATGGGTTAGTGTTGGCGCGATCGGCATTTCACCATTCCATGAACTATCGCTCTGTTGTGATTTTTGGCGAAGCTGCGATCGTCTCTGATGAATCTGAAAAGCTAGAAGCTCTCAAAGCATTTACCGATCATGTCATCTCACATCGCTGGGCAGAAGTGCGGCAGCCTAGCCCTCAAGAACTTGCCGGAACGCTGGTTTTATCGCTGCCAATTACAGAAGCCTCTGCCAAAGTTCGGACTGGTTGCCCGATTGATGACGAATCTGACTATCAACTTCCGGTTTGGGCAGGCGAAATTCCGCTCCGCTTAACTGCGACTGAACCGATCGCAGATCCTCAATTAGCAGCAGAGATTCCAATGCCAGAGTATGTGAAGGAATATCGGCGGGATTAGGTGAGGGATGAGAGGTGATATCCCGCTGACAGCGATCGTCCTGTGCCACCTCGACGAACTAAAATCAGCTCTGCGGCGATGCTAACGGCGATTTCTTCGGGAGTCAATGCACCAATATCTAAACCGATCGGGGCGTAGACAGATTTGAGTTTGGGTTGGAATTGCGGCTCGATCGCTTGATAAACCTGACGCACTCGCTTTTGGCTGCCGATCATGCCAATGTAAGCACAAGGGATATCACGTTTAAGGAGTGCAGTTAAGGCATCTAAATCGTATTTGTATCCCCTCGTCACTAAGGCTGCATAGAGCTGGTTGTAGTGAGTGAACTGGTGAATGACTTGCGCGATCGGCTCGGTGTAAATTTGAGTGGCTTGAGCATAGCGTTGAGGATTTGCCCATTCCGGGCGATCGTCTTGAATTACAACCTGAAAGCCAATCAGCTCTGCGACTTTCGCTAACTGTTCGCCCACATGACCTGCCCCGATAATCAAAAGGGTTGGTGGCGGTTGCAGTGTTTCAACAAATGTATCAATGGGAAGAGAATCCGTTATCTCTGCCAGGTAAGGAAATTGGGTTTGGTTGAGCGGCGTGATCAGGGTTGCCGATCGTCCAGACCGAAGGCGCGTGATGATCTGTTGGGCTAAAGCAATTGCTTCCTGACCTGACCAGCGTTCTAGCCAAACTTGCATCCGTCCGCCACAAATCCCCTGTGTTTCTCGCTGTGGTGCTCCGGTTAGATCAATTTCAACAATTTGTTTTTCGCCTGTTTGTAATACTTCGATCGCCTGAGCAATCACTTTTGCTTCCCCTGCTCCACCACCGATCGTATCAAAGATCTTTTCCTCAGCACAGATAATCATTTTTGCGCCAGTCTCTCTTGGAACAGATCCTTTGCCGTCAATCACAGTTGCTAAAACGATCGATTCTTGGTGCAAAAGCTGAGTTAGCTGATTGTAAAAATGGAAAATATTTTGCATTTGTTCTCTAAATCTCCCGATTTCAGGAAATTTCGATCCAGTGTTTTAAGAGCGATTGCTGTGATGGTTCAATCATTCTCTAATAGATTCTCTAGTAATCGATCGAATCGCTTCTTTTCTGTGAGCGGATTCTTTCCTTTCAAGATGCCAGCTAGCGCAAATTCATAGGGATTTCTGCCTGTTTTTTTGACTGCCTCAATCGCTGTCTGAATTGATAAGCCCCGCATCCATACTAGCCATGCTGCCATCACTTGACCCGTTCGCCCAATTCCTCCGGCGCAATGTACCACAACCCGATCGCCCTGCTGCTCTGATGCTGCTAGAAACGGCAGAATTTTTTGCGTGAGATCATCCCGATCGATTAAATGAAAATCTTTGACTGGAACCCAATTCACTTGACCTTGACCAAACGCCTGTCGATAAGCCTGAAGTAAGTGGGAATAGCGATCGAGTTGATCGGGCGCTAATAAACAGCAAACCCGCTTGATGTCCTGATGTTGCATCCAATCAATCCAGGCTCGAACATCTTGATCAGCATATCCTGGTCGAGCAGAACTAAAGACGATCGGTTCTCCGGGTTGAGCGGCTGAAAATCGGAAGGGAGCCTTTTTCATCAAGAGACAGGTGTGAGTTGCAGAGTAGTAGATGCGGTTGTCCTTTCGCGAACTGACTCGATCGCCCACAAAATCGTTTCGGGTGTAGCAGGCAAGGCTAAAAGGATCTGATCAGCCTGTCCAAATGCGGCAACTGCCGATCGAATTGCCTCTCTCACCGACATTGCCAGCATAAAGGGAGGTTCGCCCACAGCTTTGCTGCCATAAATTACGCCTTCTTGCGCAGCGCGTTCTAAAAGATGTACCTGAAAGCGTTCTGGGATTTCGCTAATTGTGGGAATTTTGTAGGTACTGGGAGCATAGGTGCGAAGTTTCCCCTGATTATCCCAAACCAGTTCTTCCATCGTTAACCAACCCATTCCCTGCACAAATCCACCTTCAATTTGTCCCTGATCGACTAAGGGATTCAGCGATTCGCCCACATCATGCACAATATCGACCTGGCGCAGCTTAAACGTTCCCGTAAAACCATCCACTTCCACTTCACTCACAGATGCACCATAAGCAAAGTAATAAAAGGGTCTGCCCTTACCTTTTGCAGCATCCCAAAAGATATTTGGCGTACGGTAATAGCCTGTTGCAGAGAGGCTAATTCGATCGTTATATGCCTGTTTCACAACCTCCTCGAACTGAACCCGTAAACTGGGATAGCTGCGGCAATAAATTGAATCATCCGCAAATGCGAGATCTTCGGGTGCATCAATTTGGAGCAGTTTGGCGGCGACTGGCGCTAATCGTGTTTTGAGAATTTCGCAGGCGTTTTTGACTGCTTGCCCGTTGAGATCTGAGCCACTGGAAGCTGCGGTTGCAGAAGTATTCGGGACTTTATCGGTGCTGGTGGGCATGACCCGAAATCGATCGATCGATACACCCAGAGATTTCGCTGCCACTTGCAGCATTTTGGTGTGAAGCCCTTGTCCCATCTCAGTGCCACCGTGGTTCAGTTGAATACTGCCATCGGTGTAGATCAAAACTAATGCACCTGCCTGGTTATATTGAGTTTTATTGAAGGAAATACCAAACTTGACCGGAGTGATTGCAATGCCGCGTTTCGCATAGGGATTCGCCTGATTAAATTCCTCGATCGCCGCTACTCGTTCAGTAAAATTAGCGTTCGCTTTCACTTCATCCCAGACACGCAAGATCCGATTATCAACCAACTCCTGGTCGTAATAAGTCGTATTTGTTTCGCCTGTGCCGTGATAAAAATTGCGTTCGCGCACGATTTCTGGCGGCAGGTTCAGCTTGCGGGCAATGCGATCGATAATTTCCTCAATCACAATCATTCCTTGGGGACCGCCAAAGCCTCGGAATGCAGTATTCGAGACTTTATGGGTTTTAGCAATTCTGCCCCGCACTTCTACATGGGGAATGTAGTAGGCATTATCAGCGTGAAGCATGGCTCGCAGCAGCACCGGAGGCGACAGATCCAGGCTCCAACCACCATCCGCGTAAAGATCGACATCTAGCGCAGTGATCTTGCCTTCGCTGCTAAACCCAACTTCGTACTGCCCTAAAAAGCCATGCCGCTTTCCGGTCAGAATCATGTCGTGATGTCGTCGCAGCCGCACTCTCGCCGGACGACCTGTTTTGTGAGCCGTAATTGCTGCCATTGCCGCAAAGGGATTTGCCTGAGATTCTTTTCCCCCAAAGCCGCCGCCCATCCGCAAAC
This window harbors:
- a CDS encoding PLP-dependent aminotransferase family protein codes for the protein MDIALNLDRQSDCPLHQQLYEELRQAILSRRLLPGQRLPSTRAFAQSLGLARITVTQSYERLLSEGYLEAIVGSGTYVCTQIPDELLRSPTVVATPKQNRPMVSLSAYGENLLSQPFSLLPEANLPISFRYGRPAFDQFPMQLWRKLLSHHCRTDLSWLDYATDFQGYQPLRQAISGYLARARAVQCDPDQIVITNGTQQALALIMRLLINPGETIAVEDPGYVSAKRIFLSHGVNLLPIPVDESGLIVEKLTSNQAQPIRCVYVTPSHQFPTGAILSLPRRLELLTWAQQTGALILEDDYDSEYRYGNRPIPALQGLAKSDSVLYVGTFSKVLFPSLRIGYVVLPSQLVPLFAQAKWLCDRQLPGLEQRVLTDFIEQGHLDSHIRKMRSYYDHNRQVLVQALKAHWGEKVTILGEQAGIHVMIRLHIPLSDAEIIQRAVQKNVEIMSAQPHYLNSVDHNNSIQGEFILGYSELSPDQIQEGIRRLAQVL
- a CDS encoding pyridoxamine 5'-phosphate oxidase family protein, with protein sequence MPDTKVSSNQLPVTQRTKVKRLPKRADYDRQTIHAILDEALICHVGFAVEGQPYVIPTAYGRVGDRLYIHGSPASRMLRTLQGGVDVCVTVTLLDGLVLARSAFHHSMNYRSVVIFGEAAIVSDESEKLEALKAFTDHVISHRWAEVRQPSPQELAGTLVLSLPITEASAKVRTGCPIDDESDYQLPVWAGEIPLRLTATEPIADPQLAAEIPMPEYVKEYRRD
- a CDS encoding GNAT family N-acetyltransferase codes for the protein MSNIYIRASKPTEDPIIAEHFRQMWLDLEMPETAIRSNWQDETKQFLDFARRSLHYAAFVAEINDKIVGSASCQQFAGLYPNILTAEHRQYGYIWGVYVEPEYRRKGIATDLTKETVRYLKSIGCTLAILNASPLGKPVYEQLGFQTGNTMQLNLL
- the xdhB gene encoding xanthine dehydrogenase molybdopterin binding subunit, translating into MSADGKRKSHESAIGHVSGKAIYTDDQRLPTGMLSLYPVVSPHARAKITQIDVSGAYEVEGVVTVLTAADVPGVNDTGVIIEDEILLPTEEVSYWGQAIVWVAAETEEAARQGAAKVVVDYEPLPAIVTIQEAIESNSFHNQPQKVGRGDPATALQQSEFVLSGEIEMNGQDHFYLETQTSWVIPDGEGHYQVYASTQHPTETQVIMARVLGLPANQIVVTCLRMGGGFGGKESQANPFAAMAAITAHKTGRPARVRLRRHHDMILTGKRHGFLGQYEVGFSSEGKITALDVDLYADGGWSLDLSPPVLLRAMLHADNAYYIPHVEVRGRIAKTHKVSNTAFRGFGGPQGMIVIEEIIDRIARKLNLPPEIVRERNFYHGTGETNTTYYDQELVDNRILRVWDEVKANANFTERVAAIEEFNQANPYAKRGIAITPVKFGISFNKTQYNQAGALVLIYTDGSIQLNHGGTEMGQGLHTKMLQVAAKSLGVSIDRFRVMPTSTDKVPNTSATAASSGSDLNGQAVKNACEILKTRLAPVAAKLLQIDAPEDLAFADDSIYCRSYPSLRVQFEEVVKQAYNDRISLSATGYYRTPNIFWDAAKGKGRPFYYFAYGASVSEVEVDGFTGTFKLRQVDIVHDVGESLNPLVDQGQIEGGFVQGMGWLTMEELVWDNQGKLRTYAPSTYKIPTISEIPERFQVHLLERAAQEGVIYGSKAVGEPPFMLAMSVREAIRSAVAAFGQADQILLALPATPETILWAIESVRERTTASTTLQLTPVS
- the pruA gene encoding L-glutamate gamma-semialdehyde dehydrogenase, which gives rise to MVLQVSQGTDNRYESQTQTIAKALLSATRENRSFLAQLRDQMRWDDKLLGWAMENPGLRVQLFRFIDCLPSLRSKPEIARHMQEYLGQESVELPAALKGMLNFASPDALPGQVAATTVSTAVETLAHKYISGENIRQVTKTIEQLRREKMGFTVDLLGEAVITEAEAQSYLDRYLEMMEQLTEAAKRWGTVEQIDRADGQDLPKVQVSVKLTAFYSQFDPLDAKGSQERVTDRARTLLRRAGELGAAVHFDMEQYQYKDLTIAILKQLLMEEEFRDRTDIGVTLQAYLRDTEQDLLGLIDWAKQRGKPITIRLVKGAYWDQETIKAAQRDWEVPVFSHKISTDYNFERLTRLLMENHEYLYAAIGSHNVRSQALAIAIARELNIPKRRIELQVLYGMADKLAKALVDQGFRVRVYCPYGELIPGMAYLIRRLLENTANTSFLRQNLEERPIEELLAPPVIHPGDEESKTLVTKNGKFHNVADTDYAIIAERDEAFAAIAAVRQQMGKDYLPLINGDRANTLDLVDSLNPSNPTEVVGRIGLMSMEQAEQAIQAAKAAFPKWKKTPAKERANILRRAADLMEQRRAELNAWMVLETGKPLHQADPEVSEAIDFCRYYADEMERLESGVNYDITGETNRYHYQPRGISLIISPWNFPLAIPTGMTVASLVAGNCTLLKPAEVSLVIAAKLAEILVEAGMPPGVFQYVPCKGSTVGSYMVKHPDIHMITFTGSQEVGCRIYREAAELQPGQKHLKRVIAEMGGKNAIIVDESADLDQAVAGVVYSAFGYSGQKCSACSRVIVLEPIYETFVNRLVEATRSLNIGQAEIPSTQIGPVIDAAAQKRIREYIETGKQEATLALEMPSPESGYFVGPVIFTDVSPTSTIAQEEIFGPVLSIMKAKTFDEAIDIANGTNFALTGGLYSRTPSHIDKAQADFEVGNLYINRGTTGAVVARQPFGGFKLSGVGSKAGGPDYLLQFLEPRHISENIQRQGFAPIEGAEQ
- a CDS encoding XdhC family protein; this translates as MQNIFHFYNQLTQLLHQESIVLATVIDGKGSVPRETGAKMIICAEEKIFDTIGGGAGEAKVIAQAIEVLQTGEKQIVEIDLTGAPQRETQGICGGRMQVWLERWSGQEAIALAQQIITRLRSGRSATLITPLNQTQFPYLAEITDSLPIDTFVETLQPPPTLLIIGAGHVGEQLAKVAELIGFQVVIQDDRPEWANPQRYAQATQIYTEPIAQVIHQFTHYNQLYAALVTRGYKYDLDALTALLKRDIPCAYIGMIGSQKRVRQVYQAIEPQFQPKLKSVYAPIGLDIGALTPEEIAVSIAAELILVRRGGTGRSLSAGYHLSSLT
- a CDS encoding dual specificity protein phosphatase family protein codes for the protein MKKAPFRFSAAQPGEPIVFSSARPGYADQDVRAWIDWMQHQDIKRVCCLLAPDQLDRYSHLLQAYRQAFGQGQVNWVPVKDFHLIDRDDLTQKILPFLAASEQQGDRVVVHCAGGIGRTGQVMAAWLVWMRGLSIQTAIEAVKKTGRNPYEFALAGILKGKNPLTEKKRFDRLLENLLEND